A window of Aquitalea denitrificans contains these coding sequences:
- a CDS encoding TetR/AcrR family transcriptional regulator: MALPRSEEKRIALLESAAAIMAAQGLGASTASIARGAGVAEGTLFRYFATKDVLYNALYTHLKLDLAAALRQHMAVHDSLDGQVRALWDAYIDWGVSNLSFFKTLNQLVVSDKVTDETRTAVASQLSDIKCVAQACSDNNGLSALPGGFADAVFMALAETTIQFVVRDPANGQAYKSAGFRVFWSGSVR; encoded by the coding sequence ATGGCTCTCCCCCGCAGTGAAGAAAAACGCATCGCCCTGCTTGAATCTGCCGCCGCCATCATGGCTGCGCAGGGGCTGGGTGCGTCCACTGCATCGATTGCCCGTGGCGCAGGCGTGGCCGAAGGCACGCTGTTCCGCTATTTCGCCACCAAGGATGTGCTGTACAACGCGCTCTACACCCACCTGAAGCTGGATCTGGCTGCCGCGCTGCGCCAGCACATGGCCGTGCACGACAGTCTGGACGGACAAGTACGTGCGCTGTGGGATGCCTATATCGACTGGGGCGTGAGCAATCTGTCCTTTTTCAAGACGCTGAACCAGCTGGTGGTATCGGACAAGGTCACCGATGAAACCCGCACTGCGGTGGCAAGCCAGCTGTCCGACATCAAATGTGTCGCCCAGGCCTGCTCCGATAACAACGGCCTCTCCGCCCTGCCCGGCGGCTTTGCCGATGCGGTGTTCATGGCGCTGGCGGAAACCACCATCCAGTTTGTGGTGCGTGACCCGGCCAATGGCCAGGCCTACAAGAGCGCCGGATTCCGGGTGTTCTGGTCCGGCTCGGTGCGCTGA
- a CDS encoding LysR family transcriptional regulator encodes MARENLNDLRTFVLVAREGSFTRAAAKLGVSPSAVSHTMRALEESMGMRLVTRTTRSVALTTAGEQVLAIFAPRLDEIEAELSVLREQRDKPAGSIRITATDFAAEQYLLPKLAQLLPDYPDVQVELSIDYGLTDIVAQRFDAGIRFGDQVARDMIAVRISPDIQTTVVATPAYFARHGVPAHPRELTEHNCISMRLPTYGGLYAWEFEQGAHKFSIRVGGQLIINTLPQMLNAALAGMGIAYTARDYVQPYLADGRLQEVLQPWCAVFPGFHLYYPSRRQSSRALMLLVDALRYHASQA; translated from the coding sequence ATGGCCCGCGAAAACCTGAATGACCTGCGTACATTTGTCCTGGTAGCCCGCGAGGGCAGCTTTACCCGTGCGGCGGCCAAGCTGGGTGTATCGCCCTCGGCGGTGAGTCATACCATGCGCGCGCTGGAGGAAAGCATGGGCATGCGCCTGGTTACCCGTACCACGCGCAGTGTGGCACTGACCACGGCAGGTGAGCAGGTGCTGGCCATTTTTGCGCCCCGGCTGGACGAAATCGAAGCCGAGCTGTCGGTGCTGCGCGAGCAGCGTGACAAACCGGCGGGCAGCATCCGCATCACCGCGACCGATTTTGCCGCCGAGCAATACCTGCTGCCCAAGCTGGCGCAGCTGTTGCCGGACTACCCGGATGTGCAGGTGGAGTTGTCCATCGACTACGGCCTCACCGACATTGTGGCGCAGCGCTTTGATGCCGGTATCCGCTTTGGCGACCAGGTAGCGCGTGACATGATTGCCGTGCGCATCAGCCCGGATATCCAGACCACCGTGGTGGCCACGCCAGCCTACTTTGCCCGCCACGGTGTACCAGCGCACCCGCGCGAGCTGACCGAGCACAATTGCATCAGCATGCGCCTGCCCACCTATGGCGGGCTGTACGCCTGGGAGTTCGAGCAGGGCGCGCACAAGTTTTCCATCCGGGTGGGTGGCCAGCTCATCATCAACACCCTGCCGCAGATGCTCAATGCCGCGCTGGCCGGCATGGGCATTGCCTATACCGCCCGCGATTATGTGCAGCCTTATCTCGCTGATGGCCGCCTGCAGGAAGTGCTGCAACCCTGGTGCGCGGTATTTCCCGGTTTTCATCTCTACTACCCCAGCCGCCGCCAGTCTTCCCGTGCACTGATGCTGCTGGTGGATGCCTTGCGCTACCACGCCAGCCAGGCATAA
- a CDS encoding efflux RND transporter periplasmic adaptor subunit, whose translation MNPPNKGRRPLAMTAISFAVLAALGTATWLGLHSQTVQADAPAAASQAVPVSAALLVQQEVSSWQDFSGRLEAVERVELRSRVAGAIQSVHFREGALVKAGDLLVTIDPAPYQAEVDRAAAQVAAAQSQLVFARSEQERASRMLADHAIAQRDADERNNAARAADASLKAAQAALQTARLNLGYTAIRAPVSGRVGKLLVTTGNLVSAGPDSPVLTTLVSVNPVYASFDADEETVNKALAELPDAGAARARLGDIPLQVATSTAQTFPAKLQLVDNQVDGKSGTVKLRATVDNRDGVLIPGQFVRIRLGQAKRHPALLLNEQAIGTDQDKRFVMVVDKDSKARYRQVQLGASVDGLRIVTAGLHAGERVIVDGLQKVQPGAAVAPHMVPMQPPASAAANS comes from the coding sequence ATGAACCCACCCAACAAGGGCCGGCGACCGCTGGCCATGACTGCCATTTCCTTTGCCGTGCTGGCTGCACTTGGCACCGCCACCTGGCTGGGCCTGCATAGCCAGACGGTGCAGGCGGATGCCCCGGCTGCCGCCAGCCAGGCTGTTCCTGTTTCTGCTGCCTTGCTGGTGCAGCAGGAGGTCAGCAGCTGGCAGGATTTTTCCGGCCGCCTGGAGGCGGTGGAACGGGTGGAGCTGCGCTCGCGCGTGGCCGGTGCCATCCAGTCCGTGCATTTTCGTGAAGGTGCGCTGGTGAAGGCCGGCGACCTGTTGGTGACTATCGACCCTGCACCGTATCAGGCCGAGGTGGACCGTGCCGCCGCCCAGGTGGCCGCCGCCCAGTCCCAGCTGGTATTCGCCCGCAGCGAGCAGGAACGCGCCAGCCGCATGCTGGCCGACCACGCCATTGCCCAGCGCGATGCGGACGAGCGCAACAACGCCGCCCGCGCCGCCGATGCCAGCCTGAAGGCCGCGCAGGCCGCCTTGCAGACGGCACGGCTGAACCTGGGCTACACCGCCATTCGCGCGCCGGTATCCGGCCGGGTGGGCAAGCTGTTGGTGACTACCGGCAACCTGGTATCGGCCGGGCCGGACTCGCCGGTGCTCACCACCCTGGTGTCGGTAAACCCGGTGTATGCCAGCTTTGATGCCGACGAGGAAACCGTGAACAAGGCGCTGGCCGAGCTGCCGGATGCCGGCGCTGCCCGTGCGCGGCTGGGTGACATTCCGCTACAGGTAGCCACCAGCACCGCGCAAACCTTCCCCGCCAAACTGCAACTGGTGGACAACCAGGTGGATGGCAAGAGCGGCACGGTCAAGCTGCGCGCCACGGTGGACAACCGCGACGGCGTGCTGATTCCCGGCCAGTTCGTGCGTATCCGGCTGGGGCAGGCCAAGCGTCATCCGGCGCTGCTGCTGAACGAGCAGGCCATCGGCACCGATCAGGACAAGCGCTTTGTCATGGTGGTCGACAAGGACAGCAAGGCGCGTTACCGCCAGGTGCAGTTGGGGGCCAGTGTCGATGGCCTGCGCATTGTCACCGCCGGCCTGCATGCCGGTGAGCGGGTGATTGTGGACGGCCTGCAGAAAGTGCAGCCGGGTGCAGCGGTCGCACCGCACATGGTGCCGATGCAGCCCCCTGCCAGCGCCGCGGCCAATAGCTGA
- a CDS encoding efflux RND transporter permease subunit has product MNLSKFFIDRPIFAGVLSLLIFLAGLLSLRVLPISEYPEVVPPQIIVRAQFPGANPKVIAESVATPLEEAINGTEGMLYMSSQATTDGLMTLTVTFQIGTDPDKAQQLVQNRVAQAEPRLPEDVRRLGLTTIKSSPDLTLVVHLLSPNGRYDMTYLRNYAILNVRDRLARISGVGQVGLYGAGDYSMRIWLDPQKVAMHGLSASEVVSAIREQNVQAAAGSIGASPSAKGIQLQFPINAQGSLQTEQEFGDIIVKTGADGAVTRLRELGRIELGASEYALHSTLDNKAAVAIPVSQAPGSNALQISDQVRATMAELKKSMPEGVDYAIDYDPTQFVRASIESVVHTLLEAIALVVLVVILFLQTWRASLIPLLAVPVSIVGTFAVMHGFGFTINTLSLFGLVLAIGIVVDDAIVVVENVERNIEAGLDPRAASYRAMREVSGPIIAIALVLVAVFVPLAFIGGLSGMFYKQFALTIAISTVISAINSLTLSPALAALLLQRHDAPQDWLTRQMDRWLGGFFDRFNSLFNRGATRYSQGVKQAIGRKFVMLAIYAGLAALTAGLFHSIPGGFVPAQDKQYLIGFAQLPDGATLDRTDAVIHRMSDIALKIPGVEHAIAFPGLSINGFTNSANSGIVFVTLKPFEERRGKAMSANAIAGAMNAEFGKLQDAFVVMFPPPPVQGLGTTGGFKLQLEDRGGLGYEAMDKAVKAFMAGAAKAPELAGLYTSYQLNVPQLLADLDRSKAQQLGVKVTDVFNTMQIYLGSLYVNDFNKFGRTYTVRVQADANFRARPEDVGQLQVRSANGSMVPLSALLKVKPSFGPERAMRYNGFLAADINGGAAPGYSSGQAQEAVARVAAQTLPPGIGYEWTELTYQEILAGNSGSWVFPIAILLVFLVLAAQYESLALPLAIILIVPMALLAAMAGVWLSHGDNNVFTQIGLVVLVGLSAKNAILIVEFARELEFAGRSPLQAAIEASRLRLRPILMTSMAFIMGVLPLVLAQGAGAEMRNAMGVAVFSGMIGVTVFGLFLTPVFYVLMRRLSGNKPLKLHGEVPHLDPIAQPPMGHEHGHALHPAAQQHHVE; this is encoded by the coding sequence ATGAACCTATCCAAATTCTTCATCGACCGCCCGATTTTTGCCGGGGTGCTGTCGCTGCTGATTTTCCTGGCGGGCCTGCTGTCCTTGCGGGTGTTGCCGATTTCGGAATACCCGGAAGTGGTGCCGCCGCAAATCATCGTGCGGGCGCAGTTTCCCGGTGCCAACCCCAAGGTGATTGCCGAATCGGTGGCCACACCGCTGGAAGAGGCCATCAACGGCACCGAAGGCATGCTGTACATGAGCAGCCAGGCCACCACCGACGGCCTGATGACGCTGACGGTGACTTTCCAGATTGGCACCGACCCGGACAAGGCACAGCAATTGGTGCAAAACCGTGTGGCGCAGGCCGAACCGCGCCTGCCGGAAGACGTGCGCCGCCTGGGCCTGACCACAATCAAGAGCAGCCCGGACCTGACGCTGGTGGTGCACCTGCTGTCGCCCAATGGCCGCTACGACATGACCTATCTGCGCAACTACGCCATTCTCAATGTGCGTGACCGGCTGGCGCGTATCAGCGGCGTGGGGCAGGTGGGGCTGTATGGTGCGGGCGATTACTCCATGCGCATCTGGCTGGACCCGCAGAAAGTGGCCATGCATGGCTTGTCGGCCAGCGAGGTGGTGAGCGCCATCCGCGAACAGAACGTGCAGGCCGCCGCCGGCAGCATCGGAGCTTCGCCCAGTGCCAAGGGCATCCAGCTGCAATTCCCCATCAACGCGCAGGGCAGCCTGCAAACCGAGCAGGAATTCGGCGACATCATCGTCAAGACCGGTGCCGACGGTGCGGTAACGCGCCTGCGTGAGCTGGGCCGCATCGAGCTGGGCGCGTCGGAATACGCGCTGCACTCCACGCTGGACAACAAGGCCGCTGTAGCCATTCCGGTATCGCAGGCCCCCGGTTCCAATGCCTTGCAGATTTCCGACCAGGTACGCGCCACCATGGCCGAACTGAAGAAATCCATGCCGGAAGGGGTGGACTACGCCATCGACTACGACCCCACCCAGTTTGTGCGCGCGTCGATCGAGTCGGTAGTGCACACCCTGCTGGAAGCCATCGCGCTGGTGGTGCTGGTGGTGATCCTGTTCCTGCAAACCTGGCGTGCCTCGCTGATTCCGCTGCTGGCGGTGCCGGTGTCCATTGTCGGTACTTTCGCGGTGATGCACGGCTTTGGCTTCACCATCAACACCCTGTCCTTGTTTGGGCTGGTGCTGGCCATCGGCATTGTGGTGGATGACGCCATCGTGGTGGTGGAAAACGTGGAGCGCAACATCGAGGCCGGGCTGGACCCGCGTGCGGCATCCTACCGCGCCATGCGTGAAGTATCCGGCCCCATCATCGCCATTGCGCTGGTGCTGGTGGCGGTATTCGTGCCGCTGGCCTTCATCGGCGGCCTGAGCGGCATGTTCTACAAGCAGTTTGCGCTGACCATTGCCATTTCCACGGTGATTTCCGCCATCAACTCGCTGACGCTGTCACCGGCACTGGCGGCCTTGCTGCTGCAACGCCACGATGCGCCGCAAGACTGGCTGACCCGCCAGATGGACCGCTGGCTGGGTGGTTTCTTCGACCGCTTCAACAGCCTGTTCAACCGCGGTGCCACGCGTTACAGCCAGGGCGTGAAGCAGGCCATCGGCCGCAAGTTTGTCATGCTGGCCATCTATGCCGGGCTGGCCGCGCTGACTGCCGGGCTGTTCCACAGCATTCCGGGCGGTTTTGTCCCGGCGCAGGACAAGCAATACCTGATCGGTTTTGCCCAGTTGCCGGACGGAGCCACGCTGGACCGTACCGATGCGGTGATTCACCGCATGAGCGACATCGCGCTGAAGATACCGGGCGTGGAGCACGCCATTGCCTTCCCCGGCCTGTCGATCAACGGTTTCACCAACAGTGCCAACTCCGGTATCGTGTTTGTCACCCTCAAGCCCTTCGAGGAGCGGCGCGGCAAGGCCATGAGCGCCAATGCCATTGCCGGGGCGATGAATGCCGAGTTTGGCAAGTTGCAGGACGCCTTTGTGGTGATGTTCCCGCCGCCGCCGGTACAGGGGCTGGGCACCACCGGTGGTTTCAAGCTGCAACTGGAAGACCGTGGCGGCCTGGGTTACGAGGCCATGGACAAGGCAGTGAAGGCTTTCATGGCCGGTGCCGCCAAGGCGCCGGAACTGGCCGGGCTGTATACCAGCTACCAGCTGAACGTGCCGCAGCTGCTGGCTGACCTGGACCGCAGCAAGGCCCAGCAGCTGGGGGTGAAGGTGACCGACGTGTTCAACACCATGCAGATTTATCTGGGCAGCCTGTACGTCAACGACTTCAACAAGTTTGGCCGTACCTACACCGTGCGGGTGCAGGCGGATGCCAACTTCCGTGCGCGGCCGGAAGACGTGGGCCAGCTGCAGGTGCGCTCGGCCAACGGCAGCATGGTGCCGCTGTCGGCCCTGCTCAAGGTCAAGCCCAGCTTCGGGCCGGAACGGGCCATGCGTTACAACGGTTTCCTGGCTGCTGACATCAATGGCGGTGCCGCGCCTGGCTATTCCAGCGGACAGGCACAAGAGGCCGTGGCACGCGTGGCCGCGCAAACCCTGCCGCCTGGTATTGGCTATGAGTGGACCGAGCTGACCTATCAGGAAATCCTGGCGGGCAATTCCGGCAGCTGGGTATTCCCCATTGCCATCCTGCTGGTGTTCCTGGTGCTGGCGGCGCAGTACGAAAGCCTGGCCTTGCCGCTGGCCATCATCCTGATTGTGCCGATGGCGCTGCTGGCGGCCATGGCCGGGGTGTGGCTGAGCCACGGCGACAACAATGTGTTCACCCAGATCGGCCTGGTGGTGCTGGTGGGCCTGAGTGCCAAGAACGCCATCCTGATTGTCGAGTTTGCCCGCGAGCTGGAGTTTGCTGGTCGCAGTCCGCTGCAGGCCGCCATTGAAGCCAGCCGCCTGCGCTTGCGTCCCATCCTGATGACCTCGATGGCCTTCATCATGGGCGTGCTGCCGCTGGTGCTGGCGCAAGGTGCCGGGGCGGAAATGCGCAATGCCATGGGCGTGGCGGTGTTCAGCGGCATGATAGGCGTCACCGTATTCGGGCTGTTCCTCACCCCGGTGTTTTATGTGCTGATGCGCCGTCTGTCCGGCAACAAGCCGCTGAAGCTACACGGCGAAGTGCCGCATCTGGACCCGATCGCCCAGCCGCCCATGGGGCATGAGCACGGCCATGCACTGCACCCGGCTGCCCAGCAACACCATGTCGAATAA
- a CDS encoding efflux transporter outer membrane subunit produces MINRITLGLLLAAALSACATPPAIDGSQLPATPASYKNPPAATLADGSWTLAAPADAATRGDWWLAYQDSTLNRLIDSALQHNTDLAAAAARLQQARAALGVADADRMPQLGVNIGNARGTQAGAGPSGTSLLNSSNTTPVKLTSVGANFSYEIDLAGRLSGASRAAALDAEASAALLQGSRLLVASQVAQTYFSLRLLDQQRQLLQDTVQSYASTAQLTRQRYQAGEESGLSLARIEADSEATRAQAIALDRQRAQLENALAVLTGQPASGFRLEEASWNASLPQIPAGLPAAMLARRPDVAAAQRKLLAAQTRVGVAQAAWFPDLTLTSAGGYASSQLRDIFRWSARAWSVEGLLSLPLFDGGRRQALLGSARADMELALADYRQSILQSLAEVEDSLSDIRLLAQQEEAQQQAVASASRASAMADSRYRNGQTGQLDLLDAQRSELSIRRQALSIRQDRYLASLSLIRALGGSWD; encoded by the coding sequence ATGATCAACAGAATCACCCTGGGCCTGTTGCTGGCGGCTGCGCTAAGCGCCTGCGCCACACCGCCCGCCATCGATGGCAGCCAGCTGCCGGCCACCCCGGCCAGCTACAAGAACCCGCCAGCGGCCACACTGGCCGACGGTAGCTGGACGCTGGCGGCACCGGCCGATGCCGCCACCCGTGGCGACTGGTGGCTGGCCTATCAGGACAGCACGCTGAACCGGCTGATCGACAGCGCGCTGCAACACAATACCGACCTCGCTGCTGCGGCGGCCCGCCTGCAACAGGCCCGCGCCGCACTGGGCGTGGCCGATGCCGACCGTATGCCGCAACTGGGCGTGAATATCGGCAATGCGCGCGGCACGCAAGCCGGGGCCGGGCCGTCCGGCACCAGCTTGCTGAACAGCAGCAACACCACGCCGGTGAAGCTGACCAGCGTCGGGGCCAATTTCAGCTATGAAATCGACCTGGCCGGTCGGCTGTCCGGTGCCAGCCGCGCCGCCGCGCTGGATGCCGAGGCCAGCGCCGCGTTGCTGCAGGGCAGCCGTCTGCTGGTTGCCAGCCAGGTGGCACAGACTTACTTCAGCCTGCGTCTGCTAGACCAGCAACGTCAGCTGTTGCAAGACACCGTGCAGTCCTATGCCAGCACGGCACAGCTCACCCGCCAGCGTTATCAGGCAGGGGAGGAGTCCGGGCTGTCGCTGGCACGCATCGAGGCCGACAGCGAAGCCACCCGCGCCCAGGCCATTGCGCTGGACCGCCAGCGCGCCCAGCTGGAAAACGCACTGGCGGTGCTGACCGGCCAGCCGGCGTCCGGCTTCAGGCTGGAAGAGGCCAGCTGGAATGCCAGCCTGCCGCAGATTCCCGCTGGCTTGCCCGCTGCCATGCTGGCCCGCCGTCCTGATGTGGCGGCAGCCCAGCGCAAGCTGCTGGCGGCCCAGACCCGCGTCGGTGTGGCGCAAGCCGCCTGGTTTCCGGACCTGACACTGACCTCGGCCGGTGGCTATGCCAGCTCGCAGCTGCGCGACATCTTCCGCTGGTCGGCCCGCGCCTGGTCGGTAGAGGGCCTGCTGTCCTTGCCACTGTTTGATGGTGGCCGCCGTCAGGCGCTGCTGGGTTCGGCCCGGGCTGATATGGAACTGGCGCTGGCTGATTACCGTCAAAGCATCTTGCAGTCGCTGGCCGAGGTGGAGGATTCGCTCAGCGACATCCGCCTGCTGGCGCAGCAGGAAGAGGCCCAGCAGCAGGCCGTAGCCAGTGCCAGCCGGGCCAGCGCCATGGCGGATTCGCGCTATCGCAACGGCCAGACCGGCCAGCTTGATCTGCTGGATGCCCAGCGTAGCGAACTGTCCATCCGGCGTCAGGCGCTGAGCATCCGTCAGGACCGCTATCTGGCCTCGCTCAGCCTGATTCGCGCGCTGGGCGGCAGCTGGGATTGA
- a CDS encoding LysR family transcriptional regulator gives MAINELRSIAMFAKAVELGSIRQAALAQGVTPQAATQAIALLEKHLGVRLLHRTTRSLALTAEGQQFLEDAQPALATLERAVGNARAGKEGMAGPLRIVGPKSSFAGILMPVLDEFCRTHPDVRPDVQLDDGIGDWVLDRVDVGFRIGASAQDGVISRRLFPVQLIVCAAPQYLDRHGLPSSLDALTHHRCSMFRHPVSGKVSPWYLNVDGTVEQRHFTPAFYSNDTELELQAVLSGQVVGQLANLSAAAHIRSGRLVPLLLPHLSTPIALHLYYGSRNALPGRVRAFIDQAIARLRDSHEFVLTSEELAAAHAAYHQR, from the coding sequence ATGGCCATCAACGAATTGCGCTCCATTGCCATGTTTGCCAAGGCCGTGGAACTGGGCAGCATCCGCCAGGCCGCACTGGCGCAAGGGGTAACGCCGCAGGCCGCTACCCAGGCCATTGCCCTGCTGGAAAAACATCTGGGCGTGCGCTTGTTGCATCGCACTACCCGTAGCCTGGCACTGACCGCGGAAGGCCAGCAGTTTCTGGAGGATGCCCAGCCGGCACTGGCCACGCTGGAGCGTGCCGTCGGCAACGCTCGTGCCGGCAAGGAAGGGATGGCCGGGCCACTGCGGATTGTCGGCCCCAAGTCGTCCTTTGCCGGCATCCTGATGCCGGTGCTGGATGAATTCTGCCGCACCCATCCCGATGTGCGGCCCGACGTGCAACTGGATGACGGCATTGGTGACTGGGTGCTGGACCGGGTGGATGTGGGCTTTCGTATCGGCGCATCAGCCCAGGACGGAGTAATCAGCCGCCGGCTGTTTCCGGTGCAGCTTATCGTATGCGCCGCCCCGCAGTATCTGGACCGCCACGGCCTGCCCTCCAGCCTGGATGCGCTCACCCACCACCGCTGCAGCATGTTTCGCCACCCGGTCAGCGGCAAAGTGTCGCCCTGGTATCTCAATGTGGACGGCACGGTGGAACAGCGTCACTTCACCCCGGCTTTTTACAGCAACGATACCGAGCTGGAACTGCAAGCCGTGCTGTCCGGCCAGGTGGTGGGCCAATTGGCCAATCTGTCCGCCGCAGCGCATATCCGCAGCGGGCGGCTGGTACCGCTGCTGCTGCCGCACCTCAGCACCCCGATTGCGCTGCATCTGTACTACGGCAGCCGCAATGCCCTGCCTGGCCGGGTAAGGGCCTTTATCGACCAGGCCATTGCACGGCTGCGCGACAGCCACGAATTTGTACTCACCAGCGAGGAGCTGGCCGCCGCCCACGCTGCCTACCACCAGCGCTGA
- a CDS encoding SDR family oxidoreductase, whose product MSKDVLVVVGAGQIGQAIARRVGVGRQILLASLNLDEAEQAVSLFRNAGYQATAATVDVGARDSVQALVAQASRMGSVSGLIHAAGVSPSQAPLETILRVDLYGTALVLELFGNVMATGGSAVVIASQSGHRLPALTQQQDSALAMTPTEQLLQLDFLQAGQVADTLHAYQLSKRGNALRVMAEAVRWGQRGARVNTISPGIIITPLANAELNGPRGAGYRNMLSASPVGRAGTPDEVAQLAALLMGPDGTFITGSDFLMDGGVTAAFRFGDIQQPALSPVP is encoded by the coding sequence ATGAGCAAGGACGTATTGGTGGTGGTGGGCGCAGGGCAGATTGGCCAGGCCATTGCGCGGCGGGTGGGGGTGGGCCGGCAGATTCTGCTGGCATCGTTGAATCTGGATGAAGCCGAGCAGGCGGTCAGCCTGTTTCGCAATGCCGGCTATCAGGCCACGGCGGCGACAGTGGATGTAGGCGCGCGGGACTCGGTGCAGGCACTGGTGGCGCAGGCCAGCCGGATGGGCTCGGTCAGCGGTCTGATTCATGCCGCTGGGGTGTCGCCGTCACAGGCCCCGCTGGAAACCATTCTGCGGGTGGACTTGTACGGCACAGCGCTGGTGCTGGAGCTGTTTGGCAATGTGATGGCGACAGGCGGCTCCGCGGTGGTGATTGCCTCCCAGTCCGGCCATCGCCTGCCAGCGCTGACGCAGCAGCAGGACAGTGCGCTGGCCATGACACCCACCGAGCAGCTACTGCAGCTGGACTTCCTGCAGGCCGGGCAGGTAGCCGATACCCTGCATGCCTACCAGCTGTCCAAGCGCGGCAATGCACTGCGTGTGATGGCAGAGGCGGTGCGTTGGGGCCAGCGTGGCGCGCGGGTGAATACCATCAGCCCCGGCATCATCATCACCCCGCTGGCCAATGCCGAGTTGAACGGCCCGCGTGGTGCCGGCTACCGCAATATGCTCAGCGCCAGCCCGGTGGGACGCGCCGGCACGCCGGACGAAGTGGCCCAGCTGGCTGCCCTGCTGATGGGGCCGGATGGCACTTTTATCACCGGCAGTGATTTTCTGATGGATGGCGGCGTGACCGCAGCCTTCCGTTTTGGTGATATCCAGCAGCCGGCCCTCAGCCCTGTGCCGTAG
- a CDS encoding AraC family transcriptional regulator: MTGDLVDTIAQWQEKMRPATIEALLAGVAPLLPVLDLIPNAAIFIKDSQARYLCANSTLVARCGLKSLQPLLGKTSAQVFPAQLGPGYTEQDMQVLQEGRVLENQLELHLFKSREPGWCLTYKWPLYSAAGDIIGLIGISLDLQSASKTHPAYKRLVAVDDFIRKHFNHPISMEELTRIAGVSAAQLERYCKKVFHLTPRQMIHKARLEHAHRLLHTDMAITDVALQCGYTDHSAFSRQFKALTGFTPRQYRQATAQG; the protein is encoded by the coding sequence ATGACAGGCGACCTGGTGGACACCATCGCGCAATGGCAGGAAAAAATGCGTCCGGCAACAATCGAGGCGCTGCTGGCCGGGGTGGCACCGCTGCTGCCGGTGCTGGACCTCATCCCCAACGCGGCCATCTTCATCAAGGACAGCCAGGCGCGCTATCTGTGCGCCAACAGCACACTGGTGGCGCGCTGCGGCCTGAAAAGCCTGCAACCGCTGCTGGGCAAGACCAGCGCGCAGGTATTTCCCGCCCAGTTGGGGCCGGGCTATACCGAGCAGGACATGCAGGTACTGCAAGAAGGGCGGGTGCTGGAAAACCAGCTGGAGCTGCACCTGTTCAAGAGCCGGGAACCCGGCTGGTGCCTGACCTACAAATGGCCGCTATACAGTGCGGCGGGGGATATCATCGGCCTGATCGGCATTTCACTGGACCTGCAATCCGCCAGCAAGACCCATCCGGCTTACAAGCGGCTGGTAGCAGTGGATGACTTTATCCGCAAGCACTTCAACCATCCCATCAGCATGGAAGAGCTGACACGGATTGCCGGGGTATCGGCCGCCCAGCTGGAACGCTATTGCAAGAAAGTGTTTCATCTGACCCCGCGCCAGATGATACACAAGGCCAGGCTGGAACATGCCCACCGCCTGCTGCACACCGACATGGCCATCACCGATGTAGCACTGCAATGCGGTTATACCGACCACAGCGCCTTCAGCCGCCAGTTCAAGGCACTGACCGGCTTTACCCCGCGCCAGTACCGCCAGGCTACGGCACAGGGCTGA